A genomic segment from Malaclemys terrapin pileata isolate rMalTer1 chromosome 1, rMalTer1.hap1, whole genome shotgun sequence encodes:
- the LOC128827631 gene encoding glutamine amidotransferase-like class 1 domain-containing protein 3, mitochondrial, which yields MGKRVALVLAGCGVFDGSEVHEASAALVHLSRGGAQVRIFAPNIEQMHVVDHLRGGPTEEKRNVLVESARLARGNIEDLAELKVGEFDAVIFPGGFGVAKNLCSWAVDGKNCSINELVKSTLQAFHSAKKPIGLCCISPVLAAKVFPGCEVTVGHDKNVDGRFPDAETASAIVELGCKHICKDVTESHVDATNKIVTTCAFMCKAPLHEIFDGVGTMVAEVLKLS from the exons ATGGGGAAGCGGGTGGCCCTGGTGCTGGCCGGCTGCGGGGTGTTTGATGGCAGCGAGGTGCACGAGGCCTCGGCCGCCCTGGTTCACCTCAGCAGGGGCGGAGCGCAG GTAAGGATATTTGCACCTAACATAGagcagatgcatgtagtggatcATTTAAGAGGAGGTCcaacagaagagaagagaaatgtgTTAGTTGAAAGTGCCAGACTAGCAAGAGGCAACATTGAAGATCTGGCTGAACTGAAAGTTGGTGAATTTGATGCAGTCATTTTTCCAG gtgGATTTGGTGTAGCAAAGAATCTGTGTTCCTGGGCAGTAGATGGAAAGAACTGTAGCATCAATGAGCTTGTGAAGTCCACTCTTCAGGCTTTCCATAGTGCTAAGAAGCCCATTGGTTTGTGCTGTATATCCCCAGTGCTGGCAGCTAAAGTCTTCCCAGGTTGTGAAGTCACAGTTGGCCATGATAAAAATGTAGATGGAAG GTTTCCTGATGCTGAAACAGCATCTGCTATAGTAGAACTTGGATGCAAGCACATTTGTAAAGATGTAACTGAATCCCACGTGGATGCCACCAACAAAATAGTCACTACTTGTGCTTTCATGTGCAAAGCTCCTTTGCATGAAATCTTTGATGGAGTAGGAACAATGGTGGCAGAAGTCCTGAAACTCAGCTGA